The following is a genomic window from Chitinophaga caseinilytica.
TCAATTGGCGGTATTGCTTTTCAACGAGCTGCCTGTCGCCGGAAAAGGAACAATGAAATACTTCGAAATGATCTTTCTTTTTGAAGGCGAATACCAGGTAAACTTTATCCTTTTCGAAGCGGAATGAGCAATTGGATGGATTGTCGGCGTCGAAACGCATCTCCTGCCCGACCGAAACGTTACCTTTCAAAACTTCCAGGACTGCTACGGTCGCGCGAACCCCGGATGCGGGCTGAAACTCCTCGCGTTCATAATCCATCGTTTTCACCACCAGGATATATTCACTGGTTTTTACATGGCTGGTAACCGGGTGTACCATGAGGCAATCGCAAGCGGACATCGTTGCCGGGATAATCATTAAGATTGACTGAAGGCACAGGAATAAAAGAAGTTTCTGCATTGTATAATTCATTAAAACGATTATTAAAACGCTTCACTCCTCCCAGCGAAGGACAACGAACAGGTGCCTTGTGACTGAGTTTAAAACAAGCACCGTGAACACTGCTTGGATGTGGAGATGGCGGCAGATACTGAATACTTCGAGCGGGCTGCATTAATGAAAATAGCCAAATTTCCATGCAACTTGAATTCAACAAACTCCGCCCATAAACCCCGTAAAGAGATCGTTACAAACCCTGCAAGCGCCGCCCTGATGCGAAGACGGCGGTAGTCCCCGTCTGTTATTCAACTCGAATGCAATCTCGGCAGCAGCCCAATTCCTATACAACCTATACATCAACCGATTTTGTACAAAATCCCCGTAAACGAGATCATAACAAGCACAGTAATCATTGCCCCGAGCGCAAATATGACGAAAGATTCACGCTTGATGTTTGCCAACTTTACTGAATGGACGGTATTTACCGGCCAATTTGTTCTTTTCAGGTAGTGAATGCTCGCGACATGCGCGAAAACGCTCAGGATCGATAGCGTGTAATATGGAATAAAGAACAACTTGGACGGATATTCAACCGCTACATTCGCGGCAAAATAAAAATCGGTTTCGATATGCCATTGATAGCGCGCCAACATGACGGCGGCAACGTGATTGATGAGAAAAAGCGCCAGATAAATACCACTGAGCGCCTGCACCTTAACGGCAACGGACTGCCGCCTGAAACCTTTTCTTGCGATGAGGGTTACGCCACTGACGATCTGCGAAACAACGCAAACCAACAGCAATATTTCCACCGGTGGAAAGCGGTAGAACTTCCGGAAAATTTCCATCACCCGGATATGCGATTGCGGCCCCGCCAGCGCGAAGAGATGATTGGTAAAATGTAGTAACAGGAAGCATGCAATGATAATTCCGGATACCCGGTGAAATTTCTGGAGTGCCGTGGCCATAGGTTTTGCGGTTTCAAGATGTAGGATGAATGAGCCAATCCCTCAGCGAATTCCGGATTGCGCGAAAATTCGCCCTAAACGTAACGAAGGTACGCATCACATACTATGCATCGAAAAGAATGTTCTTTTCATTTCCCAAAATACCGAAAAACCGGTAGGCGCAAAAAATCCGACTCACTGTAGCAACAGCCTCACCACATGCCGGTAATTCTTCCCCAACGGCAATTGCTTCCCCGATTTCAACTGGATCACGTTCCATCCTATCAAGCACAAGAAACTGCAGTTGAGGATGAAGGAATACAGATATACCAGCAGCCGCGAAAAATCGAACTCACTGTAGCAACAGCCTCACCACATGCCGGTAATTCTTCCCCAAAGGCAATTGCTTCCCCGATTTCAGCTGGATCACGTTCCGTCCTATCAAGCACAAGAAACTGCAGTTGAGGATGAAGGAATACAGATATACCAGCAGCCGCGAAAAATCGAACTCACTGTAGCAACAGCCTCACCACATGCCGGTAATTCTTCCCTAACGGCAATTGCTTCCCCGATTTCAACTGGATCACGTTCCATCCTATCAAGCACAAGAAACTGCAGTCGAGGATGAAGGAATACAGATATACCAGCAGCCGCGAAAAATCGAACTCACTGCAGCAACAACCTCACCACATGGCGATAATTCTTCCCCAATGGCAATTGCTTCCCCGATTTCAACTGGATCACGTTCCCTTCTATCGAGCGCACGAACCGGCGATTGAGAATATAAGATTTGTGAATACGAACGAATGTCTCTGAAGGCAACTGCTCCTCAAAACTCGACAACGTCCTCGGCGTGAGAATGAATCGCTCCGCCTCCCAGATCTTCACATAATTGCCGAGGCTTTCCAGGTATTGCACCTGCTCCAGCTCCACCTGGATCCATTTCCGGTCGCTCTTCACGAACAAACGCCCCCGATCCTCCGATATGTACGGGTTCGCTGATGAAACCGGCTCCCCCTCTTGCGGAAACGATCGTACCGGCGGTGTTTCCGACGCTGGGGAATTGCCTGTTGACTGGGCCCACTGCTCCTGCCCTTTCCCTTGCTGGGCCCGTTGCTGGTTTTCCCCTTCCGCCCGCAACCTGAAAATACTTTGCGCCCGGTTCACCGCTTTCAGGAAACGGTCGAACCGGAAAGGCTTCAGCAGGTAGTCGCAGACTTCCAGCTCATATCCTTCCAGCGCATGCTCCTCATACGCCGACGTAATGATCACCAGCGGCCGGTGTTGCAATGTGCGCAAGAAATCCAGCCCGCTGAGCCGCGGCATCCGGATGTCCAGGAAAATAAGGTCTACCGGCCGGCGGTTCAGGAACGCCAGCGCCTCCGTGGCCAGGTAACACTGCCCCACGATCTCCAGGTCCGGGATATCGCGGGCATATTGCAGAATCACGTCGTGCGCCAGGGGCTCGTCGTCTACGATGAGGCATTGCAGGCTCATGAGAAATCAATGATAAGTTCCGCGATAAATGTATGATTTTTTGTGCCGGTTTCGAGCGAATGGCGCCCGGGATATAAAAGTCCCAGCCTTCGCCGCAAATTAGTCAGCCCTATGCCCGGAGGCCCTTCCGACTCGGAAACGAACGAATTCTCGCACCGGAACCGCAACTGCGCTTCGTCGCAATACAACGAAATGTGCAAATGCGCCGCCTCCGCTGAAGGCTCCACCCCATGCTTGAAAGCATTCTCCACCAGCACCGCCAGCAACAACGGCGAAACCTGCCTCCCCTGCACCCGGATATCCCGCTCGAAACGGATATCCGCCCGGCGCTTCAACCGGATCTCCTCCAGCGCAATGTAATTTTCCAGATAACGGACTTCCTCCTCCACCTCCACAGCCGTCTCCTTGCCCCTGTAAATCACATACCGCATCAGCTCCGACAATTGCAGGATGCTTTCCGGCGTTCTGTCTGACTGCGTAAGGCTCAGGGCATACAGGTTATTGAGCGTATTGAAAAAGAAATGCGGGTTCAGCTGCTGCTTCAGCAAATCCAGCTCCGCCTGCGCCTTCTCTTTCTCCAATGCCGCGATCTGGCTGTTTTGCCGTCCCCACTGTATCGACACCACCAGCGGCAGACTGATGAGCATGATCATGATCGCCGCGAACGCATTTTCCATCACGAACGGATTGGATGGAAAAACCCCACCCAGCAAACGGTTCACCGGCAACCATAACAACAGCTGCGCGATCACCGGGTACAACAACGCCGCCGTGGCCAAAACGCCCCCCGCATACAACACGATCCCGTAACGCTTCAACACCTTCGCCACCAGCACCCGGCTGTTGATGTAAAAAAACAGGTACCCGCAGGCGTACATCACGCAGAACTGCAGGGCAAACGACCAAAAACTCCACCAGTGGCGGAAAAGCGCCGGCAAACTGAACTCGAACCCTATCAGCAGAAAACCCTGCCGATTGTACTGCGGATCATCCATACTGGAAACCGCCATGGCCGCCAGTGTAAGCGCGATCAACACGATC
Proteins encoded in this region:
- a CDS encoding sensor histidine kinase, which produces MNTKKRHENVLAGMRGLELWLLAGWFAWIAAIYTLAADSGWAMYGKIYGLVVVCQLPVWLYVALRGRWTESAALWWRVSAWGLVFIVWLWLQVFGMESLRVPDIPGGCFATAAMGTMVIEVAVQLQGYFRKSGGAGGWWRRISLERAVLFTIVLIALTLAAMAVSSMDDPQYNRQGFLLIGFEFSLPALFRHWWSFWSFALQFCVMYACGYLFFYINSRVLVAKVLKRYGIVLYAGGVLATAALLYPVIAQLLLWLPVNRLLGGVFPSNPFVMENAFAAIMIMLISLPLVVSIQWGRQNSQIAALEKEKAQAELDLLKQQLNPHFFFNTLNNLYALSLTQSDRTPESILQLSELMRYVIYRGKETAVEVEEEVRYLENYIALEEIRLKRRADIRFERDIRVQGRQVSPLLLAVLVENAFKHGVEPSAEAAHLHISLYCDEAQLRFRCENSFVSESEGPPGIGLTNLRRRLGLLYPGRHSLETGTKNHTFIAELIIDFS
- a CDS encoding response regulator transcription factor, whose amino-acid sequence is MSLQCLIVDDEPLAHDVILQYARDIPDLEIVGQCYLATEALAFLNRRPVDLIFLDIRMPRLSGLDFLRTLQHRPLVIITSAYEEHALEGYELEVCDYLLKPFRFDRFLKAVNRAQSIFRLRAEGENQQRAQQGKGQEQWAQSTGNSPASETPPVRSFPQEGEPVSSANPYISEDRGRLFVKSDRKWIQVELEQVQYLESLGNYVKIWEAERFILTPRTLSSFEEQLPSETFVRIHKSYILNRRFVRSIEGNVIQLKSGKQLPLGKNYRHVVRLLLQ